TGTAAGCCATCTGCGTGGTTAATAATCACTAATTTGCCATAACTACCCTGATCTTTAGCAAATACGACGATTCCAGGCGCGATCGCTTGGACAGGAGTATTCACCGGTGCTAACAAATCTACGCCACTATGAAAAAAAACGTCTCCTGTGATTGGGTGAATTTGCCAACCATAAGTTAATGCCACATCTGTACTACTTGGCAAAGGATAACCAGTAATTTTTCCAGCGGGGTTACTAGGTGCGGTAGCAATTGTCCCAGGAGTGGTAGCTACCCCTGGAAGTACGGGTAAAAAGACAAATTTAGGCTTTTTCTGACAACCATTAATTTCAAATACAGTATCTGGACGGACTTTATACTTAGATGCGAGTTGTCGCCAGCTTTGATTAGGAGGGACTTCTACAACAATTCCATTGAAAGGGAGAATTTGTAGTTCTGTTCCTGGACTTACCACGCCATTCTTAACAGATGGATTAATACCAGTAATTGTTTCTGGTGCTAGATTATAGCGACTAGCTATAGTTGCTAAAGTTTCACCACTATTAACTTGATGACGTTGAATGCGAGCTAAAACGGGAATAGGGCATTTCCCTGGACTAGCGTTGACGCTTTGTGATTGTAGAAGTGTGGAGAATAACCCTAAAGTGCTAAATAAACTCAAAAAACTTAGTGAAAAATAGAAAATTTTCATGTAAATAAGTCCAGAAACCGCTAATTTTTAGATTTTAGTGGGGAATAGTTAAAGATAGGATAAAGTTTTTCCTCTATCTTTCTACTACCTATTTTGAGTAAATTCATGATGAAATCTCAGAACTAGATATGATCCCCGAATATGCTGACGAATTTCTGATATTTATATCTCAAATGATCTGTTCACTGAACGTTTGTTTGACTACACTAAAGAGATAAGCTTCCATCTGTCCTTGAGCGCCATTATTCTTAATAATTATGAAGGTATCTTTGAAACAACTGGCTGTTTATCTAGGTTTGGTTGTAATTGGCGGAGGTAGTGGTGTAGTTGCTAGTCGTTATTTTTGGACACACAATCTTTCATTTCAAGAGTTAAAAAATGTTGCCATAACTTTACCTGCTGAATCTGTGGTTCCCCAACCTGTCAATGGCATACTTAACTCTCCTGGAGGTGATAATGTGAATTTTATCGCCACTGCTGTTGGTAAAGTTGGTCCCGCTGTCGTGCGAATTAATGCAGTTCGGAAAATATCAAATCCGATGACTGAAGCTTTTAAAAATCCCTTGTTTCGTCATTTTTTCAAAGAAGATGGACAATCAATGCCCTCAAACAAAATTGAGCGGGGGACAGGTTCAGGATTTATTCTCACAGAAGATGGTAAGTTACTAACTAATGCTCATGTAGTAGAAGATACAGATACGGTTCAAGTTACCCTCAAAGATGGGCGAACTTTTGAAGGTAAGGTAGTAGGAATTGATACGGTGACAGATATAGCCGCAGTCAAAATTTCCGCCCATAACTTGCCGATAGTCAAGTTAGGTAATTCACAAAATTTAATTCCTGGACAATGGGCGATCGCTATTGGCAATCCTTTAGGCTTAGATAATACTGTCACTATTGGCATTATCAGTGCCACAGATAGAACTAGCGCTCAAGTAGGTGTGCCTAATAAGCGCGTGAGTTTTATCCAAACAGATGCAGCTATTAACCCTGGCAATTCCGGCGGACCACTCTTAAATGCTCAAGGACAAGTTATTGGTATGAATACCGCTATCCGTGCTGATGCTCAAGGACTCGGTTTTGCTATCCCCATTGAAACCGCCTTTCGTGTAGCCAATGAACTGTTTACCACAGGAGAAGTTGCTCATCCTTTTTTAGGAATTGAGATGATAGACATTTCTACAACCACAAAACAGCGGCTGAAGGAGGAAGATAAACTAAACATTCAGCCAGACGTGGGAATTGTCATCAGAAAAGTCATGGAAAAATCCCCAGCACAGATAGGAGGATTACTTCCTGGTGACGTGATTCAAAAGATTAATGGTAAACAAATTAAAATTTCTGCTCAAGTCCAAAAGATAGTTGAATCAAGTACCGTTGGGGACATTCTCGCAATAGAAGTCAACCGCAATGGTAAAACTCAACTCTTTAAAGTTCGTTCCGGAAATTATCCTAAATAGAAGGGAACAGGGAACAGGGAACAGGGGAGGGGAAGAAACTTTTTTTTTGTTCTTTGTTTTTTGTTCTTGATGAACTCCTGACTCCTGACTCGGTGACTCCTATTGATTGGACAAATGTTCCAATTGCATCCTCTGTTCCATTTGGCGGAGAAAATAACCCGTCATCATTGCTGATGCCAGTAGTCCCGCTAGATTATCCCGGTCTGTTGTAATTTGCACATTAAAATGTTCTGTCGGTACCACTCCCACTAGTCCTTGGACATTCTGGGAAATGATTTGTTTAATTTCGGGGCTGACAGCTTGGGCGACACGGGCTAAAACTTCAGGAGATTGATGCTGTAAATATTTAAGTAATTGATTGGGGTTATCCCCAAAGTGATCATTCAGAAGTTGATTAGGGTGTTGCGGGGAGTCGTCATGTAAAAAATCAGGATCAAACACCATTGGCGATTTATATTAGCTTTACTGCTAATTCTACTCTAAACCATATTTATAGACTAGCGCATTTTCTACAAGGAATGGATAATTGGTAATTATACTCAGCACGATTAAAACATGGACTTTTAGAGGCTTATGAAAAAGCTAGATGTGTAGGGGTAAAGCAAGAGCTTCATTAGTGTCAATTTAAGGGGCGTATTGCAATACGCCCCTACTTATCCCTCCAACTCTAGTTCTAGTTGTTGTTCCTTTTCTGGAATTGCCAAAATTTGGGGTAGTTGTTCGATTTGAAAATACTGATGAAATTTTGGGGTTATTTGTAGGGCAAAGGAGCGAGAATCACTCTCTCGGCGTTTGCGAACAAAACCAGATTCTACTAATTCTTGAACGTGCTGATAAGCTCCTGAACCCCGTAAATTAATCAATTCACTTTGCAATATGGGGTTATGGAGGGCGATCGCTGCTAATGTCCGTAAAGCTCCCACACCGAATTCTACGGGGATTAGAGCTTGGACTAAATCATGGAAATCTGACCGCAGTTGTAAACTATAACCATTTTCAGTTTCTACAACTTCTAAAGCAGTATCTCTACGGGCATAATTCTCAATTAGTTCGATAATTCCTTCTTCTGCTGTGAAGCGATCACACTTCGCATATTCAGCAATTTCACTGATAGATAAGGGTTTACCCTTTAAATAAAGAATCGCTTCTATTTTGCCGACTATAGGTATATTCTTGGGCATTAGTTATTAGTCATTGGTCATTAGTCATTAGTCATTAGTCATTAGCTATTCCCTATAACTAAGTATAAATTCTGCGATCGCTAAATCTTGAGGAGTAGTAATTTTCAAATTAGTCTCCTCTCCGGGAACTATTCTCACTTCCATACCGCATTTTTCAAACAAAGCCGCATCATCAGTCACTTCCCAACCTTGACGCACACCTTCAGCATGGCACTGTTTTAACAATTTGACATCGAACCCTTGAGGGGTTTGGGCAGCCCAAAGTTGTTTACGCTCTGGTGTACTTTTAATTATGCCATTTTCATCAACGACTTTAATTGTATCTTTCACCGGTACAGCCGCAATTAAACCAGAACAACTGAGAATTGCCTCTGAACAAGCATTAAATAAATTTGGTGTTGCCAAACAACGAGCGCCATCATGAATCAATACTTGTGCTGCATT
The window above is part of the Dolichospermum sp. DET69 genome. Proteins encoded here:
- the scpB gene encoding SMC-Scp complex subunit ScpB → MPKNIPIVGKIEAILYLKGKPLSISEIAEYAKCDRFTAEEGIIELIENYARRDTALEVVETENGYSLQLRSDFHDLVQALIPVEFGVGALRTLAAIALHNPILQSELINLRGSGAYQHVQELVESGFVRKRRESDSRSFALQITPKFHQYFQIEQLPQILAIPEKEQQLELELEG
- a CDS encoding M23 family metallopeptidase, translated to MKIFYFSLSFLSLFSTLGLFSTLLQSQSVNASPGKCPIPVLARIQRHQVNSGETLATIASRYNLAPETITGINPSVKNGVVSPGTELQILPFNGIVVEVPPNQSWRQLASKYKVRPDTVFEINGCQKKPKFVFLPVLPGVATTPGTIATAPSNPAGKITGYPLPSSTDVALTYGWQIHPITGDVFFHSGVDLLAPVNTPVQAIAPGIVVFAKDQGSYGKLVIINHADGLQSRYAQLDSIKVTLGQRVNKGDILGAVGTSGQPTSTQPHLHFEMRSNAPLGWQAKDPKGFLSN
- a CDS encoding DUF760 domain-containing protein, which translates into the protein MVFDPDFLHDDSPQHPNQLLNDHFGDNPNQLLKYLQHQSPEVLARVAQAVSPEIKQIISQNVQGLVGVVPTEHFNVQITTDRDNLAGLLASAMMTGYFLRQMEQRMQLEHLSNQ
- a CDS encoding 2-C-methyl-D-erythritol 4-phosphate cytidylyltransferase, with translation MHLLIPAAGSGKRMGADRNKLLLQVRSKPLIAWTLLAAEAASSISWIGIVSQPRDWDDFKAIIADLKLKKTIELISGGSTRQESVYNGLQALPNNAAQVLIHDGARCLATPNLFNACSEAILSCSGLIAAVPVKDTIKVVDENGIIKSTPERKQLWAAQTPQGFDVKLLKQCHAEGVRQGWEVTDDAALFEKCGMEVRIVPGEETNLKITTPQDLAIAEFILSYRE
- a CDS encoding trypsin-like peptidase domain-containing protein, whose amino-acid sequence is MKVSLKQLAVYLGLVVIGGGSGVVASRYFWTHNLSFQELKNVAITLPAESVVPQPVNGILNSPGGDNVNFIATAVGKVGPAVVRINAVRKISNPMTEAFKNPLFRHFFKEDGQSMPSNKIERGTGSGFILTEDGKLLTNAHVVEDTDTVQVTLKDGRTFEGKVVGIDTVTDIAAVKISAHNLPIVKLGNSQNLIPGQWAIAIGNPLGLDNTVTIGIISATDRTSAQVGVPNKRVSFIQTDAAINPGNSGGPLLNAQGQVIGMNTAIRADAQGLGFAIPIETAFRVANELFTTGEVAHPFLGIEMIDISTTTKQRLKEEDKLNIQPDVGIVIRKVMEKSPAQIGGLLPGDVIQKINGKQIKISAQVQKIVESSTVGDILAIEVNRNGKTQLFKVRSGNYPK